In Treponema sp. OMZ 798, the following proteins share a genomic window:
- the prcA gene encoding dentilisin complex subunit PrcA gives MSQKKWNAFALFVVIVLTVLLGSCFHEAGQHFGPEDGIAFLDIFVVDSIGGTVVDGTKLNVIDCETNHTVYSSVSVSNGRASLVLTSGKKYDISLAGEKGKWAGSLIQDYYVDKVLQQKLTIFQFKHGQITRGVTPPRIEKVMGLDIDFNLISDITDGYTINDAVKHVYVEFTSKVGAVEDVAWSGFGAKLGIGAVPSGSSGIYGYYIPDSDPNDGIFKSEYVFNIEHASLPNGDTELVIVGYDIANNRVEKHIPVKFNKTPAGNDLANAEFDDPFMIMERVPFTNNTFSADPDQGLVQLSAESGLNPAALMPIGGENSSYMAVVVFQVVDKTTSAKIPIIGFDLYRKERGASDEFKFVSRTHYDAPKTKTRPGWEVHQGFDTSSELEEGKEYEYKIRAFTANGNLESGVLTGKIMESFTYTLEEPKNRKQVPVAQASGISYSCKISNPKLLTKEEADWCDLGILILDGQGEPVFGSKFRYVFDGGDGTPDLWIDTIGFAPGDVKRFSYKQHLAAPLQNYYGITGLDDLIKVDSAAGLITITAKFVKIPNFNVAKGAPMEYQAGVNYQWDIQDWGKDPYRLDDDRALRIVKMYGSNQSRSMGNNSSSGSNAVNGRFTLVITE, from the coding sequence ATGTCACAAAAAAAATGGAACGCTTTTGCGTTATTTGTTGTTATTGTTTTGACTGTGCTGCTTGGATCTTGTTTTCATGAAGCAGGTCAACATTTCGGGCCGGAAGACGGGATTGCCTTTTTAGATATCTTTGTTGTAGATTCGATTGGAGGAACTGTGGTTGACGGTACAAAGCTAAATGTAATTGACTGTGAAACCAATCATACAGTTTATTCCTCTGTTTCTGTATCCAATGGAAGAGCAAGCTTGGTACTTACTTCCGGGAAAAAATATGACATCAGTCTTGCTGGAGAAAAGGGAAAGTGGGCCGGTTCACTGATTCAAGACTATTATGTGGATAAAGTATTGCAGCAAAAGCTGACAATATTTCAGTTTAAACATGGGCAGATAACAAGAGGTGTTACCCCCCCCCGTATCGAAAAGGTGATGGGTCTCGATATCGACTTTAACTTGATTTCCGATATAACCGACGGTTATACTATTAATGACGCTGTAAAACATGTTTATGTAGAATTTACCTCAAAGGTAGGTGCTGTAGAAGATGTTGCTTGGAGCGGCTTTGGAGCAAAGCTCGGAATAGGAGCTGTCCCTTCAGGTTCAAGCGGTATTTACGGTTATTACATACCGGACTCTGATCCTAATGACGGAATTTTTAAGTCAGAATATGTCTTTAACATAGAACATGCTTCATTGCCTAACGGCGATACGGAACTTGTAATAGTAGGTTACGATATCGCAAACAACAGGGTCGAAAAACACATTCCGGTAAAATTTAATAAAACCCCTGCAGGAAACGATCTTGCAAACGCAGAATTCGACGATCCTTTTATGATTATGGAAAGGGTTCCCTTTACAAATAATACCTTTTCGGCTGACCCTGATCAGGGGTTGGTTCAATTAAGTGCCGAGAGCGGTTTAAATCCTGCTGCCTTAATGCCCATCGGAGGTGAAAATTCCTCTTATATGGCAGTTGTTGTTTTCCAAGTTGTTGATAAGACTACTTCTGCTAAGATTCCTATTATAGGTTTTGATTTATACCGTAAAGAAAGAGGAGCAAGCGATGAGTTTAAATTCGTAAGCAGGACTCATTACGATGCACCAAAGACGAAAACCAGGCCCGGTTGGGAAGTTCATCAAGGTTTTGATACATCTTCGGAGCTTGAAGAAGGTAAGGAGTACGAGTATAAGATTAGGGCCTTTACTGCAAACGGCAATTTGGAATCCGGAGTGCTTACCGGTAAGATTATGGAATCCTTTACCTACACCTTGGAAGAGCCTAAGAACCGCAAACAGGTTCCTGTTGCTCAAGCCTCAGGCATATCTTACTCCTGTAAGATAAGTAACCCCAAGCTCTTAACTAAGGAAGAGGCCGATTGGTGTGATCTTGGTATATTGATTCTTGACGGACAGGGTGAGCCTGTATTCGGCTCAAAATTCCGCTATGTGTTTGACGGCGGCGATGGTACTCCCGACTTATGGATTGATACCATAGGGTTCGCTCCGGGAGACGTTAAGCGTTTTTCATATAAGCAGCACCTCGCTGCGCCGCTACAAAACTATTACGGAATTACTGGCCTTGATGACCTTATAAAGGTTGACTCTGCTGCCGGCCTTATCACCATTACCGCTAAATTTGTAAAAATACCTAATTTTAATGTAGCTAAAGGCGCTCCCATGGAATATCAAGCAGGTGTAAACTACCAATGGGATATACAGGATTGGGGAAAAGATCCTTATAGACTAGACGACGACAGGGCCTTAAGAATAGTTAAAATGTATGGGTCTAATCAATCTAGGTCTATGGGAAACAACAGTTCAAGCGGTTCCAATGCCGTAAACGGCAGGTTTACCTTGGTAATTACCGAATAG
- the prtP gene encoding dentilisin complex serine proteinase subunit PrtP, with translation MKKKILFFLIAMTLILSSCNLGMYNAGSGVYGGHTSQDISGSSIELPNGANYAPKDEDIVDGFFIVKTRDGFDKALFEEKGFAVKGKISLAGTGFTYWYLNKEGNDKKNLSLAASVEGVLSAEHDYKVAEPDGTKVNNQNTQLVDPAGEGTYGLTDGNYLNDPIAHNSDYGLSITEALKAYEEIGYGDKTVVAGIIDTGINMKHKDFKDENGESIVLYAKSCATDGTGGTYIGDGNPFTEIPIGLNWDKGAHGTHCSGTIAARGNNNIGIAGVAWKNTKLISYQSLGVEGSGRTWSVYGAMADLTKMVTILRKAKADRTPAENAALPSYLRGTDFQITQKTVPVNMSLGGSYGSEFAFAVLTNAVKHNILPVIAMGNEGRYTAAYPAAFPGVLAVGATNGKDKKVHFSNSGAWISVSAPGDGIKSCGIYGNDSYETMSGTSMATPFVTGTLAYLLSFPEAHNLTPYQIKTLLEKTCDKIEGATGFTDSLGHGRVNVYKAAKALKDGNVSPANDIYSEAEVKVAVQNNDGISNDIVPAKITLVDEVTKAPLAYVAGYGGESPAFKGLIKDRSYSVYTSFFGEVKKETFTMGDADKNITFQFNKKLVFVSTVKNLHYNGGNDKTDTIITVYKADASGDLPANAQPILRYDYDALDTAYFEAEHGKTYYVKITGYGALTGSKNYVISIDRAPLPGDESLDDPARSPNNAVTNDSHEDDDTAAAAKLKGNAWQQKYACNLVAHPIGSANTDEDWFYVEYP, from the coding sequence ATGAAGAAAAAAATATTATTCTTTTTAATTGCAATGACTTTAATCCTTTCTTCCTGTAATTTAGGCATGTATAATGCCGGTTCGGGAGTATACGGCGGGCATACGTCGCAAGATATAAGCGGTTCGTCAATTGAATTGCCGAATGGTGCAAATTATGCACCCAAGGATGAAGATATAGTTGACGGGTTCTTTATCGTTAAGACAAGGGACGGCTTTGATAAGGCTCTTTTTGAAGAAAAGGGTTTTGCAGTCAAGGGAAAGATTTCTCTTGCAGGTACGGGTTTTACTTACTGGTATCTTAATAAGGAAGGAAATGATAAAAAAAATCTATCCCTTGCAGCTTCGGTAGAAGGAGTGCTTTCAGCCGAGCATGATTATAAGGTTGCAGAGCCTGACGGTACTAAGGTAAATAATCAAAACACTCAGCTTGTGGACCCTGCCGGTGAAGGAACCTACGGGCTTACGGATGGAAACTACCTGAATGACCCTATAGCTCACAATTCCGATTACGGACTTTCGATAACCGAGGCTTTAAAGGCATATGAGGAAATCGGGTATGGGGATAAAACCGTAGTTGCAGGTATTATAGATACCGGTATAAACATGAAGCATAAAGATTTTAAAGATGAAAACGGAGAGTCGATAGTGCTGTATGCAAAATCCTGCGCTACCGATGGTACCGGTGGTACATATATCGGTGATGGAAACCCCTTTACCGAAATTCCTATCGGACTAAACTGGGATAAGGGAGCACACGGCACGCACTGTTCGGGCACTATCGCCGCTCGCGGTAATAATAATATCGGTATCGCCGGCGTTGCATGGAAAAACACAAAACTCATTTCATATCAATCGCTGGGAGTTGAAGGCAGCGGTAGGACTTGGTCTGTTTACGGCGCAATGGCCGACCTTACAAAGATGGTTACAATCTTGCGTAAAGCAAAGGCTGATAGAACCCCGGCAGAGAATGCTGCCTTGCCATCTTATTTACGAGGCACAGATTTTCAAATTACCCAAAAAACGGTTCCCGTAAACATGAGCTTGGGCGGCTCTTACGGCTCCGAATTTGCATTTGCGGTTTTAACCAATGCAGTAAAACACAATATACTCCCGGTAATTGCTATGGGTAACGAAGGCCGATACACGGCAGCTTATCCTGCAGCCTTCCCGGGCGTATTGGCAGTTGGAGCTACCAACGGTAAAGACAAAAAAGTGCATTTCAGCAATTCCGGTGCATGGATAAGCGTTTCCGCTCCCGGCGACGGTATTAAGTCTTGCGGTATCTATGGTAACGACTCTTATGAAACTATGAGCGGTACCTCGATGGCGACCCCCTTTGTAACAGGTACTTTGGCTTATCTTCTTTCCTTCCCTGAGGCTCATAACTTGACCCCCTATCAAATTAAAACCTTGCTTGAAAAAACTTGCGATAAGATTGAAGGGGCAACAGGTTTTACCGACAGCTTAGGACACGGACGCGTTAATGTGTACAAGGCTGCAAAGGCATTAAAAGACGGTAATGTTTCTCCGGCTAATGATATTTATAGCGAGGCAGAAGTTAAGGTTGCCGTACAAAATAATGACGGTATTTCAAACGATATAGTTCCGGCTAAGATTACTCTTGTAGATGAAGTTACCAAGGCTCCTCTAGCCTATGTTGCAGGTTATGGAGGTGAGTCTCCCGCATTTAAGGGTTTAATTAAAGACCGTTCATATTCGGTTTACACTTCTTTCTTCGGTGAGGTAAAAAAAGAAACCTTTACTATGGGGGATGCCGATAAGAATATTACCTTCCAGTTTAATAAGAAGCTTGTCTTTGTTTCGACCGTTAAAAATCTTCATTATAACGGCGGTAATGATAAAACCGATACTATAATCACCGTTTACAAGGCTGATGCCTCAGGTGATCTCCCTGCAAATGCCCAACCGATTTTAAGGTATGATTACGATGCCCTTGATACGGCTTATTTTGAGGCTGAACATGGTAAAACGTACTACGTAAAAATTACCGGCTATGGTGCTCTTACAGGTTCTAAAAACTACGTTATAAGTATTGACAGAGCTCCTCTTCCCGGAGATGAGAGCCTCGATGATCCGGCACGGTCACCGAATAATGCTGTAACAAATGACAGCCACGAAGACGATGACACGGCTGCTGCTGCAAAATTAAAAGGTAATGCCTGGCAGCAAAAGTATGCCTGTAACCTTGTGGCTCATCCTATAGGTTCTGCAAACACTGATGAAGATTGGTTCTATGTAGAGTACCCGTAA
- the tuf gene encoding elongation factor Tu — MAKEKFNRTKVHMNVGTIGHVDHGKTTLSAAITTYCAKKYGDKLLKYDEIDNAPEEKERGITINTRHLEYQSDKRHYAHIDCPGHADYVKNMITGAAQMDGGVLVVSAPDSVMPQTKEHLLLARQVGVPSIIVFLNKIDLVDDPDLVELVEEEVRDTLASYGFPEDTPIIKGSAFKALQEGAPAEDTACIEELLQTMDSYFQDPVRDAEKPFLLPIEDIFTIQGRGTVVTGRIERGIIKMNEEVEIVGIRPTKKTVVTGIEMFNKLLDQGEAGDNVGLLLRGIEKKEVERGQVLAKPGSIHPHTKFEAQIYVLSKEEGGRHSPFFSGYRPQFYFRTTDITGTVNLPEGTDMVKPGDNTKIIGELIHPIAMDQGLKLAIREGGRTIASGQVTEVIE, encoded by the coding sequence ATGGCAAAGGAAAAATTTAACAGAACGAAAGTTCACATGAATGTTGGTACCATCGGTCACGTTGACCATGGTAAGACCACTCTTTCGGCAGCGATCACTACGTATTGTGCAAAGAAGTACGGTGATAAGCTTCTAAAATATGACGAGATCGACAATGCGCCGGAAGAAAAAGAGCGCGGTATTACTATCAATACCCGACACTTGGAATATCAGTCCGATAAGAGACACTATGCACACATCGACTGCCCCGGCCACGCTGACTATGTTAAGAACATGATCACGGGTGCTGCCCAGATGGACGGCGGTGTTCTCGTAGTTTCCGCTCCGGACTCGGTTATGCCCCAGACAAAAGAGCACTTGCTTCTTGCCCGACAGGTAGGTGTACCTTCAATCATCGTATTCCTCAACAAGATTGACCTTGTTGATGATCCCGACCTTGTAGAGTTGGTAGAAGAAGAAGTTCGAGACACCTTGGCTTCTTACGGCTTCCCTGAAGATACGCCTATTATTAAGGGTTCTGCTTTTAAAGCTCTTCAGGAAGGCGCTCCTGCCGAAGATACAGCCTGTATCGAAGAATTGCTCCAGACAATGGACAGCTACTTCCAGGATCCTGTTCGAGATGCCGAAAAACCCTTCCTTCTCCCCATTGAAGACATCTTCACAATTCAGGGTCGAGGAACAGTTGTTACAGGAAGAATCGAACGCGGTATCATCAAGATGAACGAAGAAGTTGAAATCGTCGGTATCCGCCCCACAAAGAAGACTGTTGTTACGGGTATCGAAATGTTCAACAAGCTTCTTGATCAGGGAGAAGCCGGAGACAACGTAGGTCTTCTCTTGAGAGGTATTGAAAAGAAAGAAGTTGAACGCGGACAAGTTCTCGCTAAACCCGGTTCAATTCATCCTCACACCAAATTTGAAGCTCAGATTTACGTTCTTTCAAAAGAGGAAGGCGGACGACACAGTCCCTTCTTCTCAGGTTACAGACCTCAGTTCTATTTCAGAACAACCGATATCACAGGAACTGTAAACCTTCCTGAAGGAACAGACATGGTTAAGCCCGGCGATAATACAAAGATTATCGGTGAACTTATTCACCCCATAGCTATGGATCAAGGTCTTAAACTCGCTATTCGCGAAGGCGGACGAACTATTGCTTCGGGTCAGGTAACTGAAGTTATCGAATAA
- the rpsJ gene encoding 30S ribosomal protein S10 gives MTKEKIRVKLRGFDVELVDQSSKAIVQAVQKAGAKVCGPIPLPTRINKFTVLRSPHVNKKSREQFEMRTHKRLIDIIEPSADVMNALLALELSAGVDVEIKQ, from the coding sequence ATGACAAAGGAAAAGATTCGCGTAAAGCTTCGCGGATTCGATGTAGAATTGGTTGATCAGAGTTCAAAGGCTATTGTACAGGCTGTTCAAAAAGCAGGCGCAAAGGTTTGCGGTCCTATCCCGCTTCCCACTCGGATTAACAAATTTACAGTGCTTCGCTCACCCCACGTAAACAAAAAGTCACGTGAGCAGTTTGAAATGCGAACGCACAAAAGGTTAATCGATATTATCGAACCTTCGGCGGATGTTATGAATGCCTTATTGGCATTGGAACTTTCAGCCGGTGTTGATGTAGAAATTAAACAATAA
- the rplC gene encoding 50S ribosomal protein L3, with amino-acid sequence MIGLIGKKIGMTQIFNEVGHLMPVTVIQVEPNTVVALKDKEKFGYSSVVLGLGELKEKHTSKPYAGQFSGDIKPLKLLKEFRDFDKEVAVGDKLGVEVFEKVPYLDITAISKGKGFQGVMKRWGYGGGRASHGSKFHREAGSTGHCTTPGRSFKNTTMPGRMGFDKVTVQNLQIVKIDPELGVIMVRGSVPGKKDATVFLKSAVKRAK; translated from the coding sequence ATGATTGGACTGATTGGAAAAAAAATCGGTATGACCCAAATCTTCAATGAAGTCGGTCACCTTATGCCGGTTACAGTTATTCAGGTAGAACCCAATACCGTTGTTGCACTAAAGGACAAGGAAAAGTTCGGATACTCTTCAGTAGTGCTCGGCTTGGGTGAACTCAAAGAAAAGCACACCAGTAAACCCTATGCAGGACAGTTCAGCGGAGACATTAAGCCTTTAAAACTTTTAAAGGAATTCCGTGATTTTGACAAAGAAGTTGCAGTAGGTGATAAACTCGGTGTAGAGGTTTTTGAAAAGGTTCCGTATTTAGACATTACGGCAATTTCAAAAGGTAAAGGTTTTCAGGGTGTTATGAAGCGATGGGGCTATGGAGGCGGTAGAGCAAGCCATGGTTCTAAGTTTCACCGTGAAGCAGGTTCGACGGGACACTGTACAACTCCGGGCCGTTCTTTTAAAAATACGACAATGCCCGGAAGAATGGGTTTTGACAAGGTTACCGTTCAAAATTTGCAAATCGTAAAGATTGATCCTGAATTGGGTGTTATAATGGTTCGCGGTTCTGTTCCGGGTAAAAAGGATGCAACTGTATTCTTAAAATCCGCAGTAAAGCGGGCTAAATAA
- the rplD gene encoding 50S ribosomal protein L4: MEKKVYSVDGKELRTINLDDKVFGLPVNDDVIYYAINNELANKRVGTACTKGRAEVHGSNSKPYSQKGTGRARRGDKKSPLLVGGGTIFGPKPRDFGYSMPKKAKRLAMKSILSLKAQNDRLVVVEDFTVESGKTRDLVKILNNFAKDERTVVILKDDDSLVKRAGRNIPHLSFLAYNRLRAHDLFYGRKVIVLESAAKNLSDFYGCKEAE; the protein is encoded by the coding sequence ATGGAAAAGAAAGTCTATTCAGTCGATGGTAAAGAATTGAGGACAATTAATCTTGATGACAAGGTGTTCGGTCTTCCCGTAAATGATGATGTTATTTACTACGCCATCAATAATGAACTAGCCAATAAACGAGTCGGAACGGCTTGTACAAAGGGCAGAGCTGAGGTTCACGGTTCAAATTCCAAGCCTTACAGCCAAAAAGGTACAGGACGCGCACGACGCGGTGATAAAAAATCCCCTCTTTTAGTCGGAGGAGGAACTATTTTTGGACCTAAACCGAGAGATTTCGGCTATTCTATGCCTAAAAAAGCAAAAAGATTGGCTATGAAGTCAATTTTGAGCCTTAAAGCTCAGAACGACAGGTTAGTGGTTGTTGAAGATTTTACGGTAGAAAGCGGTAAAACACGCGACCTTGTAAAGATTTTAAATAACTTTGCAAAGGACGAGCGCACTGTTGTTATTCTAAAGGACGACGATTCCTTGGTAAAAAGAGCAGGACGCAATATTCCGCATCTTTCATTCTTGGCATATAACCGCCTTCGAGCCCATGATTTATTCTACGGCCGAAAAGTTATCGTGCTTGAATCTGCCGCAAAAAATCTTTCCGATTTTTACGGATGTAAGGAGGCCGAATAA
- a CDS encoding 50S ribosomal protein L23, with translation MEYNDILIAPVLTEKSTELREQGKYVFKVAPKATKIQIKEAVRRLFNVKVTDCTVVNVRGKTKRLRYKEGKTSSWKKATVKLAKGETIKIFEGA, from the coding sequence ATGGAATACAATGATATACTTATCGCGCCTGTTCTTACCGAAAAAAGCACAGAACTTCGCGAGCAGGGCAAATATGTTTTCAAAGTAGCGCCAAAGGCTACCAAGATTCAGATAAAGGAAGCAGTACGAAGATTGTTCAATGTAAAAGTTACCGATTGTACTGTTGTTAATGTTCGAGGAAAGACTAAACGTCTCCGCTACAAGGAAGGTAAAACTTCATCTTGGAAAAAGGCAACCGTAAAACTTGCTAAGGGCGAGACGATTAAGATTTTTGAAGGTGCGTAA